A genomic region of Mitsuaria sp. 7 contains the following coding sequences:
- a CDS encoding amino acid ABC transporter permease, whose product MIEFTLWDILRNLALALRWTVALSLIAFIGGGLVGGTLLCLRIGLGPKTQRVIGAYVAIFQGTPLLMQLFLAYFGVSLLGIDVSAWTAASLALTLYTSAYLVEIWRGCVEAVPRGQWEAARSLAMSFGEQLRHVILPQAARLAIAPTVGFLVQVIKGTALASVIGFVELTKAGGMIANASFKPFLVFGCVALFYFVLCFPVSLAAQHLERKQHGRTA is encoded by the coding sequence ATGATCGAGTTCACCCTCTGGGATATCCTGCGCAACCTCGCCCTCGCGTTGCGCTGGACGGTCGCGCTGTCGCTGATCGCCTTCATCGGCGGCGGCCTGGTCGGTGGAACGCTGCTGTGCCTGCGAATCGGCTTGGGCCCCAAGACGCAGCGCGTGATCGGGGCCTACGTGGCCATCTTCCAAGGCACGCCGCTGCTGATGCAGCTGTTCCTCGCCTACTTCGGCGTGTCGCTGCTGGGCATCGACGTCTCGGCGTGGACGGCGGCCTCGCTGGCGCTGACGCTCTACACGAGCGCCTACCTCGTCGAGATATGGCGCGGTTGCGTCGAGGCCGTCCCGCGCGGTCAGTGGGAGGCGGCGCGCAGCTTGGCGATGAGCTTCGGCGAGCAGTTGCGCCACGTGATCCTGCCGCAGGCGGCGCGTCTGGCGATCGCGCCGACGGTCGGTTTCCTGGTGCAGGTCATCAAGGGCACCGCGCTCGCATCGGTGATCGGCTTCGTGGAGCTGACCAAGGCCGGCGGGATGATCGCCAACGCGAGCTTCAAGCCCTTCCTGGTCTTCGGCTGCGTGGCGCTGTTCTATTTCGTGCTGTGCTTCCCCGTGAGCCTGGCCGCCCAACACCTCGAAAGGAAGCAGCATGGCCGCACTGCCTGA
- a CDS encoding fumarylacetoacetate hydrolase family protein has translation MSTYLFPPAPQAAVAVRGTDARYAVSRIFCVGRNYAAHAREMGSDPDREPPFYFTKPASALAPSGGTIPYAPGTKNLHYEMELVVAIGKPVFKATPEQAGDAVWGYAAGLDMTRRDLQNEAKAIGRPWDLGKGFEHSAVITELVPRSEQGDLTKGAITLSVNGVEKQRGDLSDMIWSIPELVANLSQFYHLEPGDLIYTGTPEGVGPVKPGDKITGVIEGFGELSITIGEAE, from the coding sequence ATGAGCACCTACCTCTTCCCCCCAGCGCCGCAGGCCGCCGTGGCCGTGCGCGGCACCGACGCGCGTTACGCCGTCAGCCGCATCTTCTGCGTCGGCCGCAACTATGCCGCCCACGCCCGCGAGATGGGCAGCGACCCGGATCGCGAGCCGCCGTTCTACTTCACCAAGCCGGCCAGCGCGCTGGCGCCGTCGGGCGGCACCATCCCCTACGCGCCGGGCACGAAGAACCTGCACTATGAGATGGAGCTGGTGGTGGCGATCGGCAAGCCGGTGTTCAAGGCCACGCCCGAGCAGGCCGGCGATGCGGTCTGGGGCTACGCCGCCGGACTGGACATGACGCGCCGCGACCTGCAGAACGAGGCCAAGGCCATCGGCCGGCCGTGGGATCTGGGCAAGGGCTTCGAGCACTCGGCGGTGATCACCGAGCTGGTGCCGCGTTCGGAGCAGGGCGACCTGACGAAGGGCGCGATCACGCTGTCCGTGAACGGCGTGGAGAAGCAGCGCGGCGACCTGTCGGACATGATCTGGAGCATTCCGGAGCTGGTCGCCAACCTGTCGCAGTTCTATCACCTGGAACCGGGCGACCTGATCTACACGGGCACGCCGGAAGGGGTCGGTCCGGTGAAGCCGGGCGACAAGATCACCGGCGTGATCGAAGGCTTCGGCGAACTGTCGATCACGATCGGCGAGGCCGAGTAA
- the nadC gene encoding carboxylating nicotinate-nucleotide diphosphorylase has product MFDHNETLDEARARNIRDALFEDIGVSDWTARLVPAGRRVTAHVRVREAAVLCGRDWFEGVFLALDGSSRIEWSYEEGADMAPDTVVCRIEAEGRSLLSAERPALNFLQLLSGTATTTRAHARAIEGASPNPRGCAVLDTRKTLPGLRLAQKYAVRVGGGANQRLALYDGILIKENHIAAAGGVTQALQQAQALEAGVSIQVEVETIEQLREALKAGAVSVLLDNFSEPMMREAVAIAGGQALLEVSGGVALDQLRWIAATGVDRISVGRLTKDAKAVDYSMRVDG; this is encoded by the coding sequence ATGTTCGATCACAACGAGACCCTGGACGAGGCCCGCGCGCGCAACATCCGTGATGCGCTGTTCGAGGACATCGGCGTCAGCGACTGGACCGCGCGGCTGGTGCCGGCGGGCCGGCGCGTGACGGCGCATGTCCGCGTGCGCGAGGCGGCGGTGCTGTGCGGCCGCGACTGGTTCGAGGGCGTGTTCCTCGCGCTGGACGGTTCGTCTCGGATCGAGTGGTCGTATGAGGAAGGCGCCGACATGGCGCCCGACACGGTGGTCTGCCGCATCGAGGCCGAAGGCCGTTCGCTGCTGTCGGCCGAGCGCCCGGCGCTGAATTTCCTGCAGCTGCTGTCGGGCACGGCGACGACGACGCGCGCGCATGCGCGCGCGATCGAAGGCGCGAGCCCGAACCCGCGCGGCTGCGCGGTGCTGGACACGCGCAAGACGCTGCCCGGCCTGCGGCTGGCGCAGAAGTACGCGGTGCGCGTGGGCGGCGGGGCGAATCAACGCCTGGCCCTCTACGACGGGATCCTGATCAAGGAGAACCACATCGCCGCGGCCGGCGGTGTGACGCAGGCGCTGCAGCAGGCGCAGGCGCTGGAGGCCGGCGTGTCCATCCAGGTCGAGGTCGAGACCATCGAGCAGCTGCGCGAGGCCTTGAAGGCCGGCGCGGTCAGCGTGCTGCTGGACAACTTCAGCGAGCCGATGATGCGCGAGGCGGTGGCGATCGCCGGGGGTCAGGCCTTGCTGGAAGTCTCCGGCGGCGTGGCCCTCGACCAGCTGCGCTGGATCGCGGCGACGGGCGTCGACCGCATCTCGGTCGGACGCCTGACCAAGGACGCGAAGGCGGTCGACTACTCGATGCGGGTCGACGGCTGA
- a CDS encoding diguanylate cyclase: MPPLDTATLLMVIAVIDAVACVVWLALGDVLRIAPRASRRISAHHGLLALSWWPALPASMERLIGLPLDLVAAGFLTAGARALTRDRDNVRDIVGIVLLGFAAVACTAGDPDPDRARAFSNFIVGVLALMAARDVAVGAGFRIALTGVLVLPFGAFATVCLWRTATLLGWLPPAYALAGPGVNVPLVMLILVVDVTMATGLIALVIQRLIARVRHLMRRDALTGLLNRRALEEHLARMQARTDRGRRSAVLMLDVDHFKRINDELGHAGGDAALQHLSAVLGATLRDADCFGRLGGEEFAVLLPDTDLEGAMLVAERLRDLLQKQPLAWGDKLWPISASFGVATMRPGDPHGHGALTRADAAMYAAKARGRNRVLRAAGEAEFA; this comes from the coding sequence ATGCCGCCACTCGACACCGCCACGCTGCTGATGGTGATCGCCGTGATCGACGCGGTCGCGTGTGTCGTCTGGCTCGCGCTCGGCGATGTGCTGCGCATCGCGCCCCGCGCGTCGCGACGGATCTCCGCACACCACGGCCTGCTCGCGCTGAGCTGGTGGCCCGCGCTGCCGGCCTCGATGGAGCGGCTGATCGGCCTGCCGCTGGACCTCGTCGCCGCCGGCTTCCTCACCGCGGGTGCCCGCGCGCTGACCCGGGATCGCGACAACGTCCGCGACATCGTGGGCATCGTCCTGCTCGGCTTCGCCGCCGTCGCCTGCACGGCCGGCGATCCGGACCCCGACCGGGCGCGCGCCTTCTCCAACTTCATCGTCGGCGTTCTGGCGCTGATGGCGGCGCGCGATGTGGCCGTCGGCGCGGGCTTCCGCATCGCGCTCACCGGCGTGCTGGTCCTGCCCTTCGGCGCGTTCGCCACGGTCTGCCTCTGGCGCACGGCGACCTTGCTCGGCTGGCTTCCTCCGGCGTATGCCCTGGCGGGACCGGGCGTCAACGTGCCGCTGGTCATGCTGATCCTGGTCGTGGACGTGACCATGGCCACGGGACTGATCGCGCTCGTCATCCAGCGCCTGATCGCGCGGGTGCGCCACCTCATGCGCCGCGACGCGTTGACCGGCCTGCTCAACCGCCGCGCGCTGGAGGAGCACCTGGCCCGCATGCAGGCCCGGACCGACCGCGGCCGGCGCAGCGCCGTGCTGATGCTGGACGTCGACCACTTCAAGCGCATCAACGACGAACTGGGCCATGCGGGCGGCGACGCCGCGTTGCAGCACCTGTCGGCCGTGCTCGGCGCGACGCTGCGCGACGCGGACTGCTTCGGCCGCCTCGGCGGCGAGGAATTCGCGGTGCTGCTGCCCGACACCGACCTCGAAGGCGCGATGCTGGTCGCGGAGCGGCTGCGTGACCTGCTGCAGAAGCAGCCGCTGGCCTGGGGCGACAAGCTCTGGCCGATCAGCGCCAGCTTCGGCGTCGCGACGATGCGCCCGGGCGACCCCCACGGCCACGGCGCGCTCACGCGGGCCGACGCCGCGATGTACGCGGCCAAGGCGCGCGGGCGCAACCGCGTGCTGCGCGCCGCCGGCGAGGCGGAGTTCGCCTGA
- a CDS encoding septal ring lytic transglycosylase RlpA family protein has product MFEARPAGQRLTVLTCALILAACASPGPSSNRPSSGGSKVSSWPDRDGPDAVVPPDLKKVPDAVPKLESIRKGGPNKPYEVLGERYEPIADDKPLVQKGLASWYGRKFHGKPTSSGEIYNMYAMTAAHATIPIPSYARVRNPKNGREIIVRINDRGPFHKGRIIDLSYTAALKLDVLNGVAPVEIERITYEDIRTGAWTRDRDTLSPDPKVAPDTPVYAAATPSGAPDLTTTAQMRPPVTPVPAQVPLPTPVIPPVAKADRPATSSTPSASPSTATAGMTDAGMTPIPITALPPGSDLPPSGQTKADAMAAATAGAIAATDSQAPVPALKIAAAAQGYWLQFGAFSRMEGAEQLRERFTRGMEELAPMLTIFKDKNLHRLQAGPFASREDARAAADRVRTSMALTPILVERR; this is encoded by the coding sequence ATGTTTGAAGCCCGCCCCGCCGGTCAGCGCCTGACCGTCCTGACGTGTGCCCTGATCCTGGCCGCCTGCGCCAGCCCTGGCCCCTCCTCCAACCGACCCTCCTCCGGCGGCTCCAAGGTCTCCTCCTGGCCCGACCGGGACGGCCCCGACGCCGTCGTCCCGCCCGACCTGAAGAAGGTCCCCGATGCCGTGCCCAAGCTGGAATCCATCCGCAAGGGCGGTCCCAACAAGCCGTACGAGGTGCTCGGCGAACGCTACGAGCCGATCGCCGACGACAAGCCGCTGGTGCAGAAGGGACTCGCGTCCTGGTACGGCCGCAAGTTCCACGGCAAGCCGACGTCCAGCGGCGAGATCTACAACATGTACGCGATGACCGCCGCGCACGCGACCATCCCGATCCCGAGCTACGCCCGCGTGCGCAACCCGAAGAACGGCCGCGAGATCATCGTGCGCATCAACGACCGCGGTCCGTTCCACAAGGGCCGCATCATCGATCTGAGCTACACGGCCGCGCTCAAGCTGGACGTGCTCAACGGCGTGGCGCCGGTGGAGATCGAACGCATCACCTACGAGGACATCCGCACCGGCGCGTGGACGCGCGACCGCGACACGCTCTCGCCCGATCCGAAGGTCGCCCCCGACACGCCGGTGTATGCCGCCGCCACGCCCAGCGGCGCGCCCGACCTGACGACCACCGCGCAGATGCGTCCGCCGGTCACGCCGGTGCCGGCGCAGGTGCCGCTGCCGACGCCCGTGATTCCGCCGGTCGCCAAGGCGGACCGGCCCGCGACATCGTCGACGCCTTCCGCGTCCCCCTCGACCGCCACAGCGGGAATGACGGACGCGGGCATGACGCCCATTCCCATCACCGCGCTGCCGCCCGGCAGCGATCTGCCGCCGTCCGGCCAGACCAAGGCCGACGCGATGGCGGCCGCCACCGCCGGCGCGATCGCCGCGACCGACTCGCAGGCCCCGGTGCCCGCGCTGAAGATCGCCGCGGCGGCGCAGGGCTACTGGCTGCAGTTCGGCGCGTTCTCGCGCATGGAAGGCGCCGAGCAGCTGCGCGAGCGCTTCACGCGCGGCATGGAAGAACTGGCGCCGATGCTGACGATCTTCAAGGACAAGAACCTGCACCGGCTGCAGGCCGGCCCGTTCGCGAGCCGCGAGGACGCCCGCGCCGCCGCGGACCGCGTCCGCACGTCGATGGCCCTGACGCCTATCCTGGTCGAACGGCGCTGA
- a CDS encoding transporter substrate-binding domain-containing protein: MSHAVRPSVRTLVPRRLLLAAGLGLSIGFIAPGAHAQTALDTITKSKTIKIAIPTDYPPYGFVGPDMKPQGLDVAMAELIAAKLGVKVELVPVTSANRIPYLQTKKADLVISTLGKNPEREKVISFSSAYAPFYQAVFAPKSLAIKSFADLAGKTVAVTRGAMEDQELAKVAPSTLEFKRFEDNNATIAAFAAGQTQVVATSAAVAGNLMQRQPGLNIEYKLLLKDSPCFIGVAKGEDALLAKVNAIVAAAKQGGELEALSKKWLGRGAGELPL, translated from the coding sequence ATGAGCCACGCCGTCCGTCCCTCCGTCCGCACGCTCGTGCCGCGTCGCCTGCTGCTGGCCGCCGGCCTCGGCCTGAGCATCGGCTTCATCGCGCCGGGCGCGCACGCGCAGACCGCGCTGGACACGATCACGAAGTCCAAGACGATCAAGATCGCGATCCCGACCGACTACCCGCCGTACGGCTTCGTCGGTCCGGACATGAAGCCGCAAGGCCTGGACGTCGCGATGGCCGAGCTGATCGCCGCCAAGCTCGGCGTGAAGGTCGAGCTGGTCCCCGTCACCAGCGCCAACCGCATTCCGTATCTGCAGACGAAGAAGGCCGACCTCGTCATCTCGACGCTCGGCAAGAATCCGGAGCGCGAGAAGGTCATCTCGTTCAGCTCGGCCTACGCGCCGTTCTACCAAGCGGTCTTTGCGCCCAAGAGCCTGGCGATCAAGAGCTTCGCCGACCTCGCCGGCAAGACCGTCGCCGTGACACGCGGCGCGATGGAGGATCAGGAACTCGCCAAGGTCGCACCTTCGACGCTGGAGTTCAAGCGCTTCGAGGACAACAACGCGACCATCGCCGCGTTCGCCGCCGGCCAGACGCAGGTGGTCGCCACCAGCGCCGCCGTCGCCGGCAACCTGATGCAGCGCCAGCCCGGGCTGAACATCGAATACAAGCTGCTGCTCAAGGACAGCCCGTGCTTCATCGGCGTGGCCAAGGGCGAGGACGCGCTGCTCGCGAAGGTCAACGCGATCGTCGCCGCCGCCAAGCAGGGCGGGGAACTCGAGGCGCTCTCCAAGAAGTGGCTGGGCCGCGGCGCGGGCGAGCTGCCGCTCTGA
- a CDS encoding amino acid ABC transporter permease, with translation MIEFDFGAVLAEWPLLLRGLAWTVGLTVIAVPLGLLIATLGAWARACGSTALRRGVGVYVELLRNTPFIVQLFFVFFGLPALGVKLSPEAASLIAMTLNLGAYGTEILRAGIQAAPKGQWEAAQSLALGPTQVFTRVILPPAFKRVWPAMTSQIVIVMLGTAVCGQISTEELSYAANLIHSRNFRAFEATFVALAIYLALSLITRRLLLWAGPKWFFGSGRRP, from the coding sequence ATGATCGAGTTCGACTTCGGCGCCGTCCTCGCCGAATGGCCGCTGCTGCTGCGCGGCCTCGCGTGGACGGTCGGCCTCACGGTGATCGCCGTGCCGCTCGGCCTGCTGATCGCGACCCTGGGCGCGTGGGCGCGCGCCTGCGGGTCGACGGCGCTGCGGCGCGGCGTCGGCGTCTACGTCGAGCTGCTGCGCAACACGCCCTTCATCGTGCAGCTGTTCTTCGTGTTCTTCGGCCTGCCGGCGCTGGGCGTGAAGCTGTCGCCCGAAGCCGCCTCGCTGATCGCGATGACGCTGAACCTCGGCGCCTACGGCACCGAGATCCTGCGCGCCGGCATCCAGGCCGCGCCCAAGGGCCAATGGGAGGCGGCGCAAAGCCTGGCCCTCGGTCCGACGCAGGTCTTCACGCGCGTGATCCTCCCGCCGGCGTTCAAACGCGTCTGGCCCGCGATGACCAGCCAGATCGTCATCGTGATGCTCGGCACCGCGGTGTGCGGCCAGATCTCCACCGAGGAACTGAGCTACGCCGCCAACCTCATCCACAGCCGCAACTTCCGCGCCTTCGAGGCCACCTTCGTCGCGCTGGCGATCTACCTGGCGCTGTCGCTGATCACGCGGCGCCTGCTGCTCTGGGCGGGACCGAAGTGGTTCTTCGGCAGCGGGAGGCGCCCATGA
- a CDS encoding GntR family transcriptional regulator, with product MGITATDISQRIIDAVLAQKLAPGTRLGEQQLALLFDCSRTIVREALTRLAARGIVTVSARRGWYLIAPSRDEAREAFEARRVIELGLLRGRRPLDKPALTRLKKHLAQEKAALRGDDVGARSFLLGDFHVCLAECLGNSLLADTLRDYTARTTLIAMLYQSSHDAAQSCQEHVAIVAALEQGDAVRAEALMAEHLASVQAGLQLETQTDDPLHHLRQALTPMASSASASSSASPARRSRARTAAADATDSAPAPYLGALL from the coding sequence ATGGGCATCACCGCCACCGACATCAGCCAGCGCATCATCGATGCCGTGCTCGCGCAGAAGCTGGCGCCGGGCACGCGTCTCGGCGAGCAGCAGCTCGCGCTGCTCTTCGACTGCAGCCGCACCATCGTCCGTGAGGCGCTGACGCGTCTCGCGGCGCGCGGCATCGTCACCGTCAGCGCGCGCCGCGGCTGGTATCTCATCGCCCCCTCGCGCGATGAAGCCCGTGAGGCTTTCGAGGCGCGACGCGTCATCGAGCTCGGCCTGCTGCGGGGTCGGCGGCCGCTCGACAAGCCCGCGCTCACGCGCCTGAAGAAACACCTCGCGCAGGAGAAGGCGGCCCTGCGCGGCGACGACGTCGGCGCGCGCAGCTTCCTGCTCGGCGACTTCCACGTCTGCCTGGCCGAGTGCCTCGGCAACAGCCTGCTCGCCGACACGCTGCGCGACTACACCGCGCGCACCACGCTGATCGCGATGCTCTACCAGTCGTCGCACGACGCCGCGCAGTCCTGCCAGGAGCACGTCGCCATCGTGGCCGCGCTCGAACAGGGCGACGCCGTCCGCGCCGAGGCGCTGATGGCCGAGCACCTCGCCAGCGTGCAGGCCGGGCTGCAGCTGGAAACGCAGACCGACGACCCGCTGCATCACTTGCGCCAGGCGCTGACGCCGATGGCGTCGAGCGCCTCCGCATCGTCTTCCGCCTCGCCGGCGCGCCGTTCCCGTGCGCGCACGGCCGCGGCCGACGCCACCGATTCCGCCCCCGCCCCCTACCTAGGAGCCTTGTTATGA
- a CDS encoding SDR family oxidoreductase translates to MTNGVPDSEGAGGPVFATAVADRPITLITGAGRGIGAATALLLAARGHDLALNYRQDDAAAEAIASRVRALGRRAETIRADVGDPDQVAAMFAAVDARLGRLTGLVNNAGMVGRMASLADLTPERIRRVFEVNVFGLIYCTQQAAARMSTARGGRGGAIVNLSSRAAQRGSANLYSDYAASKGAVDTLTLSLGHELIGQGIRVNGVRPGVIETDIHADSLPAQELQARLAEAAQGIPIGRLGRAEEIAEVIAWLMSDAASYTVGATLDVAGGR, encoded by the coding sequence ATGACGAATGGTGTCCCTGACTCGGAGGGGGCCGGAGGCCCCGTGTTTGCCACGGCCGTGGCTGATCGCCCGATCACGCTGATCACCGGCGCCGGACGGGGCATCGGCGCGGCGACCGCGCTGCTGCTCGCCGCGCGGGGTCACGACCTGGCGCTCAACTACCGGCAGGACGACGCCGCCGCCGAGGCCATCGCGTCGCGCGTGCGGGCGCTGGGCCGGCGGGCCGAGACCATCCGCGCCGATGTCGGCGATCCGGATCAGGTCGCGGCGATGTTCGCGGCGGTCGATGCGCGGCTCGGCCGGCTCACCGGACTGGTGAACAACGCCGGCATGGTGGGGCGCATGGCCTCGCTGGCAGACCTGACCCCCGAGCGCATCCGGCGCGTCTTCGAGGTCAATGTCTTCGGGTTGATCTACTGCACGCAGCAGGCCGCCGCGCGGATGAGCACGGCGCGGGGCGGACGCGGCGGCGCGATCGTCAACCTGTCCTCGCGTGCGGCGCAGCGCGGATCGGCGAATCTCTATTCGGACTACGCCGCCAGCAAGGGCGCGGTGGACACGCTGACCCTGAGCCTGGGGCATGAGCTGATCGGGCAGGGCATCCGGGTCAACGGCGTGCGCCCCGGCGTCATCGAGACCGACATCCATGCCGACAGCCTGCCCGCGCAGGAGCTGCAGGCCCGTCTGGCGGAGGCGGCCCAGGGCATTCCGATCGGACGGCTCGGCCGCGCGGAGGAGATCGCCGAGGTCATCGCCTGGCTGATGTCCGACGCGGCCAGCTACACCGTCGGTGCGACGCTGGACGTGGCCGGCGGGCGCTGA
- a CDS encoding amino acid ABC transporter ATP-binding protein, with protein MNPPMGMPAPGVPIVRITALRKSYGTNEVLKGIDLDVMRGEVIALIGKSGSGKSTLLRCINGLEQFQDGSLRVADKPLLHESAMAMRALRQQVGMIFQSFNLFPHLSVGRNVMLAPTLVKRRTERDAAEQARALLARVGLAEKFDAMPDQLSGGQQQRVAIARALAMEPQVLLCDEITSALDPELVGEVLRVVESLADEGMTLLMVTHEMNFARKVADRVIFMHQGRVHEIGTPADVFGSPRTPELKQFLKSLDD; from the coding sequence ATGAATCCGCCGATGGGGATGCCTGCTCCCGGCGTGCCCATCGTGCGCATCACCGCGCTGCGCAAGTCCTACGGGACGAACGAGGTGCTCAAGGGCATCGACCTCGACGTCATGCGCGGCGAGGTGATCGCGCTGATCGGCAAGAGCGGATCGGGCAAGAGCACGCTGCTGCGTTGCATCAACGGGCTGGAGCAGTTCCAGGACGGCTCGCTGCGCGTGGCCGACAAGCCGCTGCTGCACGAGAGCGCGATGGCGATGCGCGCGCTGCGGCAGCAGGTCGGGATGATCTTCCAGAGCTTCAACCTGTTCCCGCACCTGAGCGTCGGGCGCAACGTGATGCTGGCGCCGACGCTGGTGAAGCGGCGCACCGAGCGGGACGCCGCCGAGCAGGCGCGGGCGTTGCTGGCGCGGGTGGGGCTGGCGGAGAAGTTCGATGCGATGCCTGATCAGCTGTCGGGCGGTCAGCAGCAACGCGTCGCGATCGCGCGCGCGCTGGCGATGGAGCCGCAGGTGCTGCTGTGCGACGAGATCACGTCGGCGCTCGATCCCGAGCTGGTCGGCGAGGTGCTGCGCGTCGTCGAGTCGCTGGCCGACGAGGGGATGACACTGCTGATGGTCACGCACGAGATGAACTTCGCGCGCAAGGTCGCGGATCGGGTGATCTTCATGCATCAAGGCCGCGTGCACGAGATCGGCACACCCGCCGATGTCTTCGGCTCGCCGAGGACGCCGGAGTTGAAGCAGTTCTTGAAGTCGCTCGACGATTGA